The Streptomyces sp. RKAG293 genome includes a region encoding these proteins:
- the rpmA gene encoding 50S ribosomal protein L27, whose amino-acid sequence MAHKKGASSTRNGRDSNAQFLGVKRFGGQVVNAGEIIVRQRGTHFHPGSNMGRGKDDTLFALAAGVVEFGTARGRRVVNIVPAAV is encoded by the coding sequence ATGGCACACAAGAAGGGTGCATCGTCCACCCGTAACGGACGTGACTCCAACGCTCAGTTTCTCGGCGTGAAGCGTTTCGGCGGCCAGGTCGTCAACGCCGGCGAGATCATCGTCCGCCAGCGTGGCACGCACTTCCACCCCGGTTCGAACATGGGCCGCGGCAAGGACGACACGCTGTTCGCTCTCGCCGCCGGTGTGGTCGAGTTCGGCACCGCGCGTGGCCGCAGGGTAGTGAACATCGTTCCGGCCGCCGTCTAA
- the obgE gene encoding GTPase ObgE, with protein sequence MTTFVDRVELHVAAGNGGHGCASVHREKFKPLGGPDGGNGGRGGDVILVVDQDVTTLLDYHHTPHRKATNGKGGAGGNRTGSEGQDLVLPVPDGTVVLDKDGNLLADLVGQGTTFVAGQGGRGGLGNAALASARRKAPGFALLGEPGKARDIVLELKTVADVALVGYPSAGKSSLISVLSAAKPKIADYPFTTLVPNLGVVTAGEVVYTIADVPGLIPGASQGRGLGLEFLRHVERCSVLVHILDTATLESDRDPVTDLDVIEAELAEYGGLGDRPRIVVLNKIDVPDGKDLADIIRPELEARGYQVFEVSAVSRLGLRELSFALAKIVAETRAAKPAQESTRVVIRPVAVDDAGFTVTEEEGSYRVRGEKPERWVRQTDFSNDEAVGYLADRLSRLGVEERLVKAGAQAGDEIIIGEEENAVVFDWEPTMAAGAEMLGRRGEDHRFDPPRPAVNRRRDKSDKDDAQQEFDDFEAF encoded by the coding sequence ATGACCACCTTCGTGGACCGCGTCGAGCTGCATGTCGCCGCGGGTAACGGAGGCCACGGCTGCGCCTCCGTTCACCGGGAGAAGTTCAAGCCGCTCGGCGGTCCGGACGGCGGCAACGGCGGCCGTGGCGGCGATGTGATCCTGGTCGTGGACCAGGACGTCACCACGCTCCTCGACTACCACCACACCCCGCACCGCAAGGCCACCAACGGCAAGGGCGGCGCGGGCGGCAACCGCACCGGCTCCGAGGGCCAGGACCTGGTCCTGCCGGTGCCGGACGGCACCGTCGTGCTGGACAAGGACGGCAATCTGCTCGCCGACCTCGTCGGCCAGGGCACCACCTTCGTCGCCGGCCAGGGCGGCCGCGGCGGCCTCGGCAACGCGGCGCTGGCCTCGGCCCGCCGCAAGGCCCCCGGCTTCGCGCTGCTCGGCGAGCCCGGCAAGGCCCGGGACATCGTCCTGGAGCTCAAGACCGTCGCCGACGTGGCACTGGTCGGCTACCCGAGCGCGGGCAAGTCCTCGCTCATCTCGGTGCTCTCGGCCGCCAAGCCGAAGATCGCCGACTACCCCTTCACCACCCTGGTCCCGAACCTGGGCGTGGTCACCGCCGGTGAGGTCGTCTACACGATCGCCGACGTCCCCGGCCTGATCCCGGGCGCCAGCCAGGGCCGCGGCCTGGGCCTGGAGTTCCTGCGGCACGTCGAGCGCTGCTCGGTGCTCGTGCACATCCTGGACACCGCCACGCTGGAGTCCGACCGTGACCCGGTGACCGACCTCGACGTCATCGAGGCCGAGCTGGCCGAGTACGGCGGCCTGGGCGACCGGCCGCGCATCGTCGTGCTGAACAAGATCGACGTGCCGGACGGCAAGGACCTCGCCGACATCATCCGGCCCGAGCTGGAGGCCCGCGGCTACCAGGTCTTCGAGGTCTCGGCCGTCTCCCGGCTGGGCCTGCGCGAGCTCTCCTTCGCCCTGGCGAAGATCGTCGCCGAGACCCGCGCCGCCAAGCCCGCGCAGGAGTCGACCCGGGTCGTCATCCGCCCGGTCGCGGTGGACGACGCCGGCTTCACCGTCACCGAGGAGGAGGGCTCCTACCGCGTGCGCGGCGAGAAGCCCGAGCGCTGGGTGCGGCAGACCGACTTCTCCAACGACGAGGCCGTCGGCTACCTCGCGGACCGGCTCTCGCGCCTCGGTGTCGAGGAGCGGTTGGTGAAGGCCGGCGCCCAGGCGGGCGACGAGATCATCATCGGCGAGGAGGAGAACGCGGTCGTCTTCGACTGGGAGCCGACGATGGCAGCCGGCGCCGAGATGCTGGGCCGCCGCGGCGAGGACCACCGCTTCGACCCGCCGCGCCCGGCCGTCAACCGCCGCCGCGACAAGAGCGACAAGGACGACGCGCAGCAGGAGTTCGACGACTTCGAAGCCTTCTGA
- a CDS encoding glycosyltransferase family 2 protein, which yields MGHVSIVVIVYNDASRIVSAVESALAQGPEVGEVIVVDDCSTDGTLDALAPFAGDPRVRILPRETNSGGCGTPRNDGMAAATLPYVMFLDSDDVLPPGAIGALLPIAEQRRADVVAGQCLRVELPDGATTVWAPLIYDRSAGAELPGTVIEGIEDRPRMLWDTLSVNKLYRRAFLEKHAITFPDGAFHYEDFVFTARVYAADPRLAVTDEVVYHWQVRRQAAKLSISLSRGAIRNWQSRVTAHRGVVEVLRNAGREELALHAQAKFCDYDLPLYLRELPQRDPEYVADWWRITREYLAGFDPEGIACAAVVSRWIAGAILAAPEPADTGRLVELTARPPRLIPPYDPAAPPVGLGLLTTAELPVAVDGRVRAGGSTRLSLRVHELYGRLAELGPRTVHVELEERTGSRPAVGVQAPLVPDGDGWTAEVRLSTGALACPGQLGVWSVRAEIRYADGAATPVEVRAAGAQAPRRGIVVRPTGRVLLVQTHVTGGRALVLRVADGLQGARRVAEARMRRLLGR from the coding sequence ATGGGACACGTCAGCATCGTTGTGATCGTCTATAACGACGCCTCCCGCATCGTGAGCGCTGTGGAGTCCGCGCTCGCGCAGGGGCCCGAGGTGGGCGAGGTGATCGTCGTCGACGACTGTTCGACGGACGGCACACTCGACGCGCTCGCGCCGTTCGCCGGAGACCCGCGGGTGCGGATCCTCCCCAGGGAGACGAACAGCGGGGGCTGCGGGACACCGCGCAACGACGGCATGGCCGCCGCCACCCTCCCGTACGTGATGTTCCTGGACAGCGACGACGTCCTGCCGCCCGGTGCCATCGGCGCCCTGCTGCCGATCGCCGAGCAGCGGCGTGCCGACGTCGTCGCCGGCCAGTGCCTGCGCGTGGAGCTCCCGGACGGCGCGACCACCGTCTGGGCCCCGCTGATCTATGACCGGTCGGCGGGCGCCGAGCTGCCCGGCACCGTGATCGAGGGGATCGAGGACCGGCCCCGCATGCTGTGGGACACCCTGTCCGTCAACAAGCTCTACCGCCGGGCGTTCCTGGAGAAGCACGCCATCACGTTCCCCGACGGCGCCTTCCACTACGAGGACTTCGTCTTCACCGCGCGGGTCTACGCCGCCGACCCGCGGCTGGCGGTGACCGACGAGGTCGTCTACCACTGGCAGGTACGCCGGCAGGCGGCGAAGCTGTCGATCTCGCTGAGCCGCGGCGCCATCAGGAACTGGCAGTCCCGCGTCACCGCCCACCGCGGCGTCGTGGAGGTGCTGCGCAACGCCGGCCGCGAGGAGCTGGCGCTGCACGCGCAGGCCAAGTTCTGCGACTACGACCTGCCGCTGTATCTGCGCGAACTCCCGCAGCGCGACCCGGAGTACGTGGCCGACTGGTGGCGGATCACCCGTGAGTACCTGGCCGGCTTCGACCCCGAGGGCATCGCCTGCGCGGCTGTCGTCTCCCGCTGGATCGCCGGTGCGATCCTGGCCGCGCCGGAGCCCGCCGACACCGGCCGGCTGGTGGAGCTGACCGCCCGCCCGCCCCGGCTGATCCCCCCGTACGACCCGGCCGCGCCGCCGGTGGGACTCGGCCTGCTGACCACCGCGGAACTGCCGGTGGCCGTCGACGGCCGCGTCAGGGCGGGCGGCAGCACCCGGCTGAGCCTGCGCGTGCACGAGCTGTACGGGCGGCTCGCGGAGCTCGGCCCGCGCACCGTCCACGTCGAGCTGGAGGAGCGGACCGGAAGCCGGCCCGCGGTCGGCGTGCAGGCACCGCTGGTCCCGGACGGTGACGGCTGGACCGCCGAGGTACGGCTGTCGACCGGCGCACTGGCCTGCCCCGGACAGCTGGGCGTGTGGAGCGTACGGGCCGAGATCCGGTACGCCGACGGCGCCGCGACCCCGGTGGAGGTGCGTGCCGCCGGAGCCCAGGCGCCCCGCCGGGGCATCGTGGTGCGCCCCACGG